The window GAATTGCAGATATAAACCCAAATATTTATGGGATCATCTTTTGTAGAACCAAAAGAGAAACCCAAGAGATCTCTGATCAATTAGTAGCCGATGGCTATAATGCTGATTGTTTACATGGTGATTTATCTCAAGCTCAGCGTGATGCTGTGATGGGACGTTATAGAAAAAAACATCTTCAAATGCTTGTTGCTACTGATGTAGCTGCTCGTGGCTTAGATGTAAATGAAATTACCCATGTTATCAATTACAATATTCCTGATGATCTTGAAACTTACACACACAGAAGTGGAAGAACAGGAAGAGCAGGTAAAGCTGGTATTTCGATGGCCATTATAGGTCCTCGTGATGTCAATAAAATTAAGCAACTTGAAAAGGTATTAGGTAAATCATTTACAAAAGCTGACGTTCCTGCTGCTGAAGCGGTAATTGAAAAGCAATTGATGTCATTTGTGAATAAGGTTAAATCAACAGAAGTTGATGAAAAGCAAATGGAGCCATTCATTGAAAATATTGCTGCTGAATTTGAAGAATTAAGTAGAGAAGAATTAATTAAGAAATTCGTTTCGGTGGAATTCAATAAGTTCTTAGATTATTATAAAAACTCATCTGATATTAATCAAACTGCTTCAGCAGGAAGAGATAACGAAAGAGGAGATAGCAGAAGAAAGAATGGTAACTTCAATAAGCTATTCTTAAATATCGGTCAAAAAGATAATCTAAATGCCGGTACGCTTCTAGGATGGATCAACGGCTTACAAAACGTTCCAAATGGAATCGAATTTGGTAAAATTGACGTTCAAAGAAGCTTTACTTTTATGGAAGTTGAAAGCCAACATGAGGACACAATTTTAGGCGCTTTAAATGGCAGCGAATTTGACGGCAGAAAAGTAGTCGCTGAGCCAAAAACAGGTGGTGGTCCAAGAAGTTCAGGACGTTCTGATGGAAAGAGAAAAAACAGTAGTGGTTTCAAAAAAAGAGCTGGAGATAGAAAACCAGGTGGACGCTCAAGAGTAAAAGCGGGCTCTGGTGGTAGAAGAAGATAGAAGTTGGGAGTTGGAATACTAGAAGTTAGGAAGATTGAAATTTGGAAACTGTGACCTAAGCCATGTCGGTACCGAAGGTAAGACATTGAGATGAAAGTAGGAAGCTTGAAGTAGAGAGATTATCGATCGAAATCTAAAATTTCCTAAAACAATAAAGCCTTTTTGCAGTAATGCAGAAAGGCTTTATTGTTTTAATATGTTTCAATCTCAAATACACTAAGTGTAAAAATTACACTATCTTTCAAAGCAAATTAACTGCTGTATATCAATAACTTATCTTTATTTTTATAATACAGCTATGACCTTTTACCAAATATTTTTATGTTTTATTCGAGAGATTTCATAATTTCATTCCAATCAAAAACTCACAAAACTATTTATTATGGACGACTCAAATAAAGATAATCACTTGAACAGACGGAAATTCCTAAAGAATATGGGATTGGCTGCTGCGGGTATAACTATCGTACCAAGCAATGTAATTGCAGGTTTAGGTCATACAGCACCTAGCGATAAACTAAATATTGCAGGAATTGGTGTGGGCGGTATGGGCCGTACCAATTTACGCCACATGAATTCACAAAACATTGTGGCTTTAGCAGATGTGGATTGGAAATATGCTGATAGAACATTTAAAGATTATCCTAAAGCAAAAAAATATAAGGATTATCGAAAAATGTTAGAAGAGATGGACAAGGATATTGATGCTGTCATGATCAGTACTCCGGATCATACCCACTACGTTTCGGCTAAAGATTCAATGAACGCAGGTAAACATATTTACCTTCAAAAGCCATTAACTCATTCCGTTTATGAGTCAAGAAAATTAAGAGAATTAGCGGATGAAACTGGGGTTGCTACCCAAATGGGTAACCAAGGTAACTCTTCTGATGACATGCGTAAAGTGTGCGAATGGATTTGGAATGGAGAAATTGGTGAAGTAACTAAAGTGGATGCTTGGACCGATAGACCAATCTGGCCGCAAGGACTTGAAAGACCAAGTGAGAAAATGGAAGTTCCTAAAACATTGGATTGGGATTTATTCATCGGCCCTGCTCAATATAGACCTTATCATGAAGCTTATACTCCATGGAACTGGCGAGCGTGGTGGGACTTCGGTACTGGTGCATTAGGTGATATGGCTTGCCATATTATGGACCCTGTTTATAAAGCTTTAGAATTAGGTTACCCTTATGCTTTTGAAGCAAGTTCATCTCAAGTAAATACTGAAAGTGCTCCAATGGCTGAAAAAGTAACTTATTATTTTGGAGAAAGACCTAAGAAAGGTAAAATTAATATGCCTGGAGTAGAATTCACATGGTATGATGGCGGTTTAAAACCTGATAGACCCGAAGGCTTAAAAGAAGGCATGTACCCTGGTGACCAAAGAGGTTGGGGAGGTGCAATCTTCTACGGCACTAAAGGAACTTTAGTCTGTGGTACTTACGCTATGGATCCATTTATTATTGGTAGAGAGGATAATCCACCACCCGTTACCAATGAATTAAGAAGAATTCCTAAAGCAATGGAAGGTGGTCATGAAATGGACTGGGTAAGAGCTGCAAAAGAAGACAAGAAATCAAGAGTTGAATGTAGTTCTAATTTTGCTTATGCAGGACCATTAAATGAAGTAGTGGTTGCAGGTAATCTTGCTGTTAGACTTCAAGATCTAAGAAGAAAGTTAGATTGGGATGCTGAGAAAATGGAAATCACCAACATTGGCGATGACGAGGAAATTAGAGTAGTTACTACGGATAGCTTTACTGTTGTTGATGGTGATCCAAGATTCGATACGAAATATGATACCATGAATGCGAAGCAAGCAGCCAAAGAATATATTAAAAGAACATATAGAGAAGGCTGGAGCTATTGATATAATAAATTATTGCTAGTCATATCTCATAAATCTCTGTTGATTATTGATTTAAGTTAATTTGATATATGAGGTATGGCTATAATCTATTAAATAAATACAATCACATATATTTTCTAAATTTTAAAATATAAAAACATGAAAAAATCAATATTTATCGGTTGTGTTGCCATGATGGCAATTTATGCATGCGATAGTAGTAAAAAGGGAAACTCAGAAGAAGCTTCAGATGCAGAAGCTAAAGAAGAAATGGTTGAAGAAGTAGCAGAAGCTCAACCAGCAGAAGAAATGCACAATACTTTAACGGAAGCAGAAAAAGCAGACGGTTGGATGTTATTATTTGACGGTAAATCAACAGAAGGTTGGAGAGGTTACAAAAAAGAAACTTTTCCAGTTGCGTGGAATATTGAAAATGAAGCTTTACATATACAAGGATCAGGAAGAGGTGAAGCTGGAGCAAAAGACGGTGGAGATATTGTATATGACAAAGAGTTTGGCGATTTCCATTTAAGTATTGAGTGGATGGTTGATAGTGCTGCCAACTCTGGTATATTATATAGAGGGAAAGAAGAGTTCGATTATATCTGGAAAACAGCTCCAGAAATGCAAGTACTTGATAATGCTCATCACCCTGATGCTAAATTAGGTAAGAATGGAAACAGACAAGCAGGTTCATTATATGACCTAATCCCTGCTGATCCGCAGAACTTCAAAGGACATGGTACATGGAATAAAGCTGAAGTAATTGCTAAAGGTAATGACATTGTGCATATCCAAAATGGAGACACTGTTGTACAATACACTATTGGTTCTGATAGAATGGCTGATTTAATTGCAAACAGTAAATGGGCTGAGATTAATGAAAACTGGGGTAATATTGCTCCTTCAGGTTTAATTGCCTTACAAGATCATGGAGATAATGTTTGGTATAGAAATATCAAAATCAAAGAATTAAAGTAAGGTAAAAGTCGGAAGTTGGAAGCTCTAAGAACCTCCAACTTCTCACTTCTAACTTCTAACTCTTTTTAATTCCCTTTAAGTATTCGTAACTTTTAGTAATCTCTTCAAAAGGTTTACCACTTTTCGTATCATCTTGTTCAACAAAGAATTGCTTTAATCCAGCTGTAGATGCATGATTAAAGATATTCTTCCAATCAATCACACCTTCTCCCACAGCTGAGAAAAACTGATCTTCTCCAGCTGCCATATCCTTTACATGCCAAAGTGGAAACCTTCCCTCATTATCCTTAAAATATTGAATGGGGTCTACCCCTGCCCTTGCCGTCCAGTATAAGTCTAATTCAAATTTAACTAGATTAAGGTCACATTCAGAAAGTAAAAGGTCGTATGGAATTTCACCGTCTAATTTCATGAATTCAAAATCATGATTATGATACGCCATTTGCAATCCATACTCTTTAGCCGTTTCTCCACAGGAGTTCAGTAAATCAGAAAGATTTTTATAGTCATCAATAGATTTTCGTTCAGAATCAAATAAATACGCGCATACTATGTATGATTGGCCTAGCTCAGCAGCATCTGCTACAGTTCGTTCCCAGTCATTTGTCATTGTCCCAACATTATCTGGCATAGACCAGCCTGTTAATACATGACTACTTTTAGCTTTCACACCTAAATTATTAAATATAGACTTGACTTCCTTTATACTGTTGCCAAAGTACTTCCCATTAGAATAATTAAATAATTCTAGATTTTTATAGCCTATTTTAGCAGCTCGTTCAATAGTCCCTTTGAAATCCTCTTCCAGACTTTTCCTAAGAGTATAGATTTGTAGACCAGCCTCACCCGCTACTCCCTGTACGTTTGAACTACATGAAGCTAAAATAGAGGGAGAAACAAAAGCTAAGACAGATGCAATACCTGCATTTCTAATAAATTTACGTCTTTCCATAGTTATGATGTTTGATCATTGAATTTAGCAATAATTGTAATGACAAGGAAATGCTTTACCAAAAGGATTACTTTCTATTCTCTTTTAAAAGATCTCTTATTTCAGCTAACAACTCAATATTTTTAGGTGTTGCCACAGTATTATCTTCCTCATTTTCAGACCTTTTCCTTAATTTATTAAATGTCTTCACTACTAAATAAATGCAAAAGGCAATGATTAGAAAATCGACAGAAGATTGAATTAAATTACCATAATTAATGGAAACAGCTGCATGAAGCAAATTACCTTCCTTATCGTACTCTTCCGCTCTAAATACATACTTAAGATCTTTAAAATTTATTCTCCCAACGAAAATGCTAAGAATAGGCATAATCAAATCTGAAACAATTGAATTGACTACTTTAGTAAAAGCTGAACCAATAATGATACCAATTGCCATGTCAAAAACATTTCCTTTAATTGCAAATTCCTTAAATTCTTTTAAAAACTTCATAGCTAAAATGGACATAGTGGAAAAATGAGAACAAAAAAATAGCTGCCATACGAAAGCATGGCAGCTACTATAAAAATAATTAAATACTGATATTAATATTCTTATAGAAATTCAAATGGGATACTTATCATCGTATTCGCCCAAATCATTTGAAGGCTAACATCACCATTTGCCTGATCAAATCTGATTGTAAAGGGTTCATACATCTCATCTGATTTATTAACCGGAACTTCGAATCTCAATAAATCTTGTTCTTCATCATACTTATATGCTCCCCATTGGCCAACATCTTTATTTAAAATTATAGTCCAGCTTTTAGCACCTGGTATAGTAAACATGGAATATGTTCCAGCAGGAACAGTTTCACCAGCCATTTTTACATCAGAAGTTACGGTAATTTCAGTTGCTTCATTCGCTCCTGTTCTCCATATTTTTCCTAAAGGAGCTAATTCTGATGTTTCTGTAAAAGCTTCTCTACCTCTTAAATGGGGTCTTCCGTAAGTCACTTTAACATAAGTATCTTCGAAAGTATAAGTAACCATTCCTAAAGGACTTGGCTTTTGTTTTAAAGCTTCTTGCGCATGCGCATCAATACTAAAAATAGCAAGCATGATGAAACAAGCTAAAATTGATGTGAATAATTTTTTCATGATTTCCTGTTTTATTTTAAAGCAATTTACAATTTTATTAATCATAGTGCCATTATCCCTTATATTTGTTTTATGGAAAAACCACAATTCGATGATATTTTCATGGAGCTAGCTGTAAACCTAGCAAAACGTTCTCATTGCATTAAAAGGCATGTGGGTGCAGTTCTAACAAAAGAAACAAGAATTATTTCTATCGGCTATAATGGGCCTCCTGCAGGTACCCATAATTGTGATGAAGAATTTCCTGGTAAAGGCTGTGGACTCGATTCTAAGGGAAGCTGTATGTTAGCAATTCATGCTGAACAGAATGCCATTATGTATGCTGTTAAGAATAATGCTTCCGTAGAGAACTCCACTCTTTATGTTACGCTATCCCCTTGTCTATCATGTGCGAGAATTATTTTTAGCATGGGAATAAAAAAAGTAATTTACCTAAATTCTTACGCTCAATATAAAGGCTTGGAAAGAGATGAAGGTCTAGATTTTCTCCAAAAATTTGGTGTAGAGGTAGAACACTATGAAGGAAACCTTCAAAATGTTACACATATGATTTGATCTACCTAATGGTTTTCTAAAAGTAAAAACTGGAAAAAGGTATATTATCGATAAAACCTTTTACTTTTGAACTTCAACTTAATTAAAAATACATGAAAAATTTAAAATTACTATTCGTTTTAGTAGCAAGCATGTTCTTATTCCAAGCTTGTAATGATGATGAAACTGCAAAAGAAGGTGAAGTAGAAGGTCTATGGAATGTAACTAACTTTACAGTTGACTTTACGATCAATGGTGAAAGTTTTACTGATTTTTTTGCTGATGATCAATCTACTGCTGATTTAGTTGAAGAAATTTTAACTGCTTCTTTTGAAGATAGTTTTGGTGGTACAATAGAATTTAAAAGTGACGGAAGTTATGTAGCTCAAGATGACAATAACACAACGGGTGAGGGAACTTGGTCAATTAATTCTGACGGCACCGTTTTAACGCTTGATGGAGGTACAGCTGAAGAATTTTCTTTTGATGTAATTACTGCAACCAAAAGTTCATTAGTATTAAATTACACTGAATCTCAAAGTCAGGACATTGACTTTGACGGAACAACTGATGAAGTGTCTACTTCTTTAGATTTAACATTATCAAAATAATATTAGCATAATATTAAATAAAATTAACTTCAGGGCTTAATTCAATACCAAACTCAGATTGAATTGAGCTCTGTATTTTTTTAGCCAAATTTAAAATATCTCTCCCTCTACCCTGACCATGATTCACCAACACAAGCGCTTGCTTATGGTGAACTCCTACTCCATTCTCTTCATAGCCCTTCCAACCTGCTTTTTCAATCAACCAACCGGCAGCAAGCTTTATTTGCCCACTTTCTAATTCATAGCTAGGAATAGATGGATATTGTTCCTTTAAAGCCTCAAATTGAAACTTGTCAATAATAGGGTTTTTAAAGAAACTTCCAGAATTACCAATTTCTGCAGGATTAGGGAGCTTTGACTCTCTGATTTCAATAACAGCATTGCTTACATCTTTAATAGAGGGTTTATTTATATCCCTTTGTTCCAGCACATCTCTAATGACTCCGTATTCAAGACTCAATTTGTGAAAATTCTTTTTGTGTAATCGGAAACTTACTGACACTATCAAATACTTCCCTTTCAGTTTGTGTTTAAAAACACTTTCACGATAACCAAATTTACATGCATCAGTATTGAAGCTTTCAATTTCTCCACTTTCCAGATTTACGGCTTCTAAATTCTCAAAAGTATCTTTGATCTCTATACCGTAAGCTCCAATATTTTGCATTGGCGCTGCCCCAACCGTTCCTGGGATTAATGATAAATTTTCTAAACCTCCCCAATCATTATTGATAGTAAATAGTACGAATTCATGCCAATTAACCCCTCCACCAACTTTAACAGTCACAGTTTCATCATCTTCTGCAACTTTTTTAATACCGCTAATTTTATTTATTACAACTAAACCATGAAAGTCATCAGTTAATAAAATATTACTCCCTCCTCCCAAAATAAGATGGGAATTTTCCTTCCATTCTTTACTCTCTAATAATAATTGAAATTCTTCTATTGTATTTATCTCAATTAACAAATCAGCAACAGCGCTAAAGCCAAAGGTATTGTAGGAACGGAGAGATTCTGACTTAAGGAAATTTAACATAAGATATTTAATGGTATTAAAAATTGGATTTTAAATTCAAAACTATTTTATTAGTTATAATCTATTATCCCTAAAATTACTATGAAAAACTTATTCCTCACAACTATTACAATTTTCATTTGTACAGCATGCACTAACCATAAAGAAAAAGGAGCAGAACTCTTTGAATCAGGCCAATATGACAAAGCCTTATATCATTTTGAAGAAGTTTTAAGTCTTGATCCACGAAATGAAATGATGCTCTATAATGCTGCTAGATGTTATGAAGAATTAGGAATGTATGATGAAGCAATCCTTAGATATGAAAAGAGCATAAATCAAAAAAAAGATTTAGCAATAGCCTATTTGGGTAGAGGAAGATCATACTTTAAAAATGGTGATTATAAAAGTGCTACGATTGACTTCGGAAATGTACTCTATTATGATAAGAAAAATGAAGATGCTCTTTTTTATGCCGGACTAAGCTTTATGAAAGATTCAGTTTATGAAAAAGCAGGAAAAGCTTTCAGCGCTTTACTTGAGTTAAATCCTGATCATTCTAAAGCAAGGTTTAATAGAGGCGTATTATATGCAATTCAGGCTAATACACTATTTGCTCTTTCAGATTTTAACAATCTCATAAGAAATAAAAAATATCTCTCAAACTCCTATTTTAACAGAGGTATGATCTACCAACACATGGAAAACTATGCAGGAGCAGTACACGATTATAACAAAGCAATTGAATTGGGGCTCAAAAGTGAATCAATATTTATTAAGCGAGCTGAATGTTATATAATTCAAAAAGATATTGTAAAAGCTTGTGAAGACTACCACGAACTTATAAAATATGATGAAATGAAAGCGCAAGAATATATTAGCAAATACTGTGTTGAGCTATAATTTATATAATTATTCTTCTAAATCATTAAATGCACTTTCAACCCTGTTTTCAGCATTCTTCAACATGTTCTTACAATTTTTCAATAACTCCATAGATTCATTAACATAAGCTGTTAATTGATCTATGGGAATATCTTCATTTTCTACTTTATTCAAAATCTCTTCTAGTTTGTGAAGTGATTCTTCATAGCCAAGCTTTTTTTTCTTTGCCATTATTGAAAATTATAAGATTTCAAAAATATAATTTATTCAAATTGTTAATCTATTTTGATATCCCATTCATCATTCAATTGACTAATGGTATGATGAGCAGTTAAATCAAACTGACAAGGGACAACAGACACATAATTATTAGCAATAGCCCACTCATCGTTATCTTCTCCCTTATCAAAATTCACGAAATTTCCCGCCATCCAAAAATATCTTCTTCCATTTGGATCATATCTTTGGTCAAATTCCTCTTCCCATTTAGCTCGTGCTTGTCTACAAACCTTCACTCCCTTTATTTTTTCATTTCGTTTTGGAGGGAAATTCACATTGAGTGTTGTGTATTTAGGTAGACCAGTCTTAAGGACTTGTTTTGCTATAGCTTTTACATAATCTAATGTATGTTCAAAATCTGCATCCTGAGCGTAATCACATAGTGAAAAGCCTATAGAAGGATAACCTTCAATAGCTCCTTCAATAGCTGCCGACATGGTGCCTGAATACAACACACTAATTGAAGTATTGCTTCCATGATTAATACCACTCACTACCAAATCAGGGTTTCGATCTTTCAAAACATGATGCTTAGCTAGTTTAACACAATCTGCTGGAGTACCAGATGATTCATAAGCGGCTATATCATCTCCAAAAATGTCTGTTTTATCTAATCGTAAAGTATTTCCAATCGTAATTGCATGTCCCATTCCAGATTGAGGACTATTGGGCGCCACTACTACTACTTCTCCTAACTCCTTCATGCATTCCACTAAATGACGGATTCCTTTACTAGTTACTCCATCATCATTACTTACTAATATTAAAGGTCTTTCCATAAATCTTTTACTTTCGTCCAGATACTAATCCATTATAATATTTCATAATGGTTACTAAATCACCCTGTTTTGTTGTTTTTAACCTTCTGTCTTTTACGAATTCTTCAACCTGTTCTTTATATACGCCAAAAAACGAGTACAAATCTTTCTTTTTCTCACTATATTTATGAATTACGCCATCATTAGTCAGTAAAAAATAGTCATAAGTAAGTATTTCTCTGCCTCCAAAACTTCTAGAAGGCCTGTACATTGGATTTCCAAACCTATTATTATCGATTACAACATACTCTCTAGTCATGAAAGTAATATAGCCCTCCTCTAAGATTTCAAAAAAGACAGGTACCTTCATTCTTCCTTTCAAATCATAAGGAATAGAATATACCGTTCTCGGACGATTAAAATATTGACAATTAAAACGAAAGAAAAGAACATTTTGTGAAGTAA is drawn from Marivirga arenosa and contains these coding sequences:
- the murB gene encoding UDP-N-acetylmuramate dehydrogenase; this encodes MLNFLKSESLRSYNTFGFSAVADLLIEINTIEEFQLLLESKEWKENSHLILGGGSNILLTDDFHGLVVINKISGIKKVAEDDETVTVKVGGGVNWHEFVLFTINNDWGGLENLSLIPGTVGAAPMQNIGAYGIEIKDTFENLEAVNLESGEIESFNTDACKFGYRESVFKHKLKGKYLIVSVSFRLHKKNFHKLSLEYGVIRDVLEQRDINKPSIKDVSNAVIEIRESKLPNPAEIGNSGSFFKNPIIDKFQFEALKEQYPSIPSYELESGQIKLAAGWLIEKAGWKGYEENGVGVHHKQALVLVNHGQGRGRDILNLAKKIQSSIQSEFGIELSPEVNFI
- a CDS encoding sugar phosphate isomerase/epimerase family protein, producing MERRKFIRNAGIASVLAFVSPSILASCSSNVQGVAGEAGLQIYTLRKSLEEDFKGTIERAAKIGYKNLELFNYSNGKYFGNSIKEVKSIFNNLGVKAKSSHVLTGWSMPDNVGTMTNDWERTVADAAELGQSYIVCAYLFDSERKSIDDYKNLSDLLNSCGETAKEYGLQMAYHNHDFEFMKLDGEIPYDLLLSECDLNLVKFELDLYWTARAGVDPIQYFKDNEGRFPLWHVKDMAAGEDQFFSAVGEGVIDWKNIFNHASTAGLKQFFVEQDDTKSGKPFEEITKSYEYLKGIKKS
- the xseB gene encoding exodeoxyribonuclease VII small subunit; this translates as MAKKKKLGYEESLHKLEEILNKVENEDIPIDQLTAYVNESMELLKNCKNMLKNAENRVESAFNDLEE
- the mscL gene encoding large-conductance mechanosensitive channel protein MscL is translated as MKFLKEFKEFAIKGNVFDMAIGIIIGSAFTKVVNSIVSDLIMPILSIFVGRINFKDLKYVFRAEEYDKEGNLLHAAVSINYGNLIQSSVDFLIIAFCIYLVVKTFNKLRKRSENEEDNTVATPKNIELLAEIRDLLKENRK
- a CDS encoding 3-keto-disaccharide hydrolase, whose translation is MKKSIFIGCVAMMAIYACDSSKKGNSEEASDAEAKEEMVEEVAEAQPAEEMHNTLTEAEKADGWMLLFDGKSTEGWRGYKKETFPVAWNIENEALHIQGSGRGEAGAKDGGDIVYDKEFGDFHLSIEWMVDSAANSGILYRGKEEFDYIWKTAPEMQVLDNAHHPDAKLGKNGNRQAGSLYDLIPADPQNFKGHGTWNKAEVIAKGNDIVHIQNGDTVVQYTIGSDRMADLIANSKWAEINENWGNIAPSGLIALQDHGDNVWYRNIKIKELK
- a CDS encoding DEAD/DEAH box helicase, whose translation is MLTFEELGLKPEILKAILEIGFETPTAIQQKTIPHLLNSKQDLIALAQTGSGKTAAFGLPVINQIDSNSKKTQSLVLCPTRELAIQIANDFNAYTKFSNRLDVLPVYGGASIETQIKALNRGAQIVVGTPGRVVDLIKRNKLKLEDIEWVVLDEADEMLNMGFKDDLDFILSHTPESRQTLLFSATMSKEVLRISNNYMSNPEEISSGKRNQGADKVDHFYYVVKAKDKYLALKRIADINPNIYGIIFCRTKRETQEISDQLVADGYNADCLHGDLSQAQRDAVMGRYRKKHLQMLVATDVAARGLDVNEITHVINYNIPDDLETYTHRSGRTGRAGKAGISMAIIGPRDVNKIKQLEKVLGKSFTKADVPAAEAVIEKQLMSFVNKVKSTEVDEKQMEPFIENIAAEFEELSREELIKKFVSVEFNKFLDYYKNSSDINQTASAGRDNERGDSRRKNGNFNKLFLNIGQKDNLNAGTLLGWINGLQNVPNGIEFGKIDVQRSFTFMEVESQHEDTILGALNGSEFDGRKVVAEPKTGGGPRSSGRSDGKRKNSSGFKKRAGDRKPGGRSRVKAGSGGRRR
- a CDS encoding deoxycytidylate deaminase — its product is MEKPQFDDIFMELAVNLAKRSHCIKRHVGAVLTKETRIISIGYNGPPAGTHNCDEEFPGKGCGLDSKGSCMLAIHAEQNAIMYAVKNNASVENSTLYVTLSPCLSCARIIFSMGIKKVIYLNSYAQYKGLERDEGLDFLQKFGVEVEHYEGNLQNVTHMI
- a CDS encoding DUF2911 domain-containing protein, whose amino-acid sequence is MKKLFTSILACFIMLAIFSIDAHAQEALKQKPSPLGMVTYTFEDTYVKVTYGRPHLRGREAFTETSELAPLGKIWRTGANEATEITVTSDVKMAGETVPAGTYSMFTIPGAKSWTIILNKDVGQWGAYKYDEEQDLLRFEVPVNKSDEMYEPFTIRFDQANGDVSLQMIWANTMISIPFEFL
- the surE gene encoding 5'/3'-nucleotidase SurE, with the protein product MERPLILVSNDDGVTSKGIRHLVECMKELGEVVVVAPNSPQSGMGHAITIGNTLRLDKTDIFGDDIAAYESSGTPADCVKLAKHHVLKDRNPDLVVSGINHGSNTSISVLYSGTMSAAIEGAIEGYPSIGFSLCDYAQDADFEHTLDYVKAIAKQVLKTGLPKYTTLNVNFPPKRNEKIKGVKVCRQARAKWEEEFDQRYDPNGRRYFWMAGNFVNFDKGEDNDEWAIANNYVSVVPCQFDLTAHHTISQLNDEWDIKID
- a CDS encoding Gfo/Idh/MocA family oxidoreductase, giving the protein MDDSNKDNHLNRRKFLKNMGLAAAGITIVPSNVIAGLGHTAPSDKLNIAGIGVGGMGRTNLRHMNSQNIVALADVDWKYADRTFKDYPKAKKYKDYRKMLEEMDKDIDAVMISTPDHTHYVSAKDSMNAGKHIYLQKPLTHSVYESRKLRELADETGVATQMGNQGNSSDDMRKVCEWIWNGEIGEVTKVDAWTDRPIWPQGLERPSEKMEVPKTLDWDLFIGPAQYRPYHEAYTPWNWRAWWDFGTGALGDMACHIMDPVYKALELGYPYAFEASSSQVNTESAPMAEKVTYYFGERPKKGKINMPGVEFTWYDGGLKPDRPEGLKEGMYPGDQRGWGGAIFYGTKGTLVCGTYAMDPFIIGREDNPPPVTNELRRIPKAMEGGHEMDWVRAAKEDKKSRVECSSNFAYAGPLNEVVVAGNLAVRLQDLRRKLDWDAEKMEITNIGDDEEIRVVTTDSFTVVDGDPRFDTKYDTMNAKQAAKEYIKRTYREGWSY
- a CDS encoding tetratricopeptide repeat protein translates to MKNLFLTTITIFICTACTNHKEKGAELFESGQYDKALYHFEEVLSLDPRNEMMLYNAARCYEELGMYDEAILRYEKSINQKKDLAIAYLGRGRSYFKNGDYKSATIDFGNVLYYDKKNEDALFYAGLSFMKDSVYEKAGKAFSALLELNPDHSKARFNRGVLYAIQANTLFALSDFNNLIRNKKYLSNSYFNRGMIYQHMENYAGAVHDYNKAIELGLKSESIFIKRAECYIIQKDIVKACEDYHELIKYDEMKAQEYISKYCVEL